One window from the genome of Gemmatimonadota bacterium encodes:
- a CDS encoding phospho-sugar mutase, with amino-acid sequence MSDPCCIQRIKDWIDEGVLSRHAGDALVRWLTDAEFAAFHGEIRARVEGGNTGELEDAFGSDMAFGTGGIRGRMGPGPNRFNTRTVGVAAQGLAQFIAGAGDEPDGNGPDGRHRRDFGSGPEGWHNTSLGDRAGKLNPRLGDRAGKLNPRFGDRAGAGVVVAWDTRRNSEEFAKETARVLAANGVPVRIFDGCRSTPALSFAVRELEAAAGVMISASHNPPGDNGFKVYGPDGGQVVAPLDAGITEEMRRVAEIRRIAYEDGVRRGLIRTIAKDQDEKYIDVLTEMTLAGARDIRLVYTPLHGVGMTSVAEALDRMGYGNVHYVEKQVVPDHAFSTLEEGIANPEKPSSFRLGIKKASETGADLVLASDPDADRIGCALPLPDRSWKAPSEELVLNGHQIGVLLCHYILHRKQAAGTLPERGLFCKTVVTSDLAAIIARSYGLEVVDDLPVGFKHVGAAIDRMPADMTFVFGTEESHGYLADARIRDKEAATGILLAEYAALVKRETRTLRDELDDIYRKYGYFREVQRSVALPGAEGAGRIKGIMAALREAPPEHIGEWAVCRVIDRQNGQARDLRTGTAGPVAGERVNILIFTFSEAGHTRVIVRPSGTEPTIKYYVSASSRDMDGTDISTRDMDCTRGSIDSLAESVLDTMIEWCEGM; translated from the coding sequence ATGAGCGATCCCTGCTGCATCCAACGGATTAAAGACTGGATCGACGAAGGCGTCCTGTCGCGCCACGCGGGCGACGCCCTGGTACGATGGCTGACGGACGCGGAGTTCGCGGCGTTCCATGGAGAGATCCGGGCACGGGTCGAAGGCGGGAACACCGGTGAACTTGAAGACGCGTTCGGTTCCGATATGGCCTTCGGAACGGGCGGTATCCGCGGCAGGATGGGTCCGGGTCCGAACCGGTTCAACACCCGCACCGTGGGCGTGGCCGCCCAGGGCCTGGCGCAGTTTATAGCCGGCGCCGGGGACGAGCCGGACGGCAATGGACCAGACGGCAGGCACCGTCGGGACTTCGGCAGCGGTCCGGAAGGCTGGCACAACACGAGTCTCGGCGACCGGGCGGGCAAGCTCAACCCGAGGCTCGGCGACCGGGCCGGCAAGCTCAACCCGAGGTTCGGCGACCGGGCCGGCGCGGGCGTCGTCGTGGCGTGGGACACCCGGCGCAACTCGGAGGAGTTCGCGAAAGAGACGGCCAGGGTGCTCGCCGCCAACGGTGTCCCGGTGCGTATCTTCGACGGCTGCCGGTCCACCCCCGCCCTGTCATTCGCCGTACGGGAACTCGAGGCCGCGGCCGGCGTGATGATCAGTGCCAGTCACAACCCGCCCGGCGACAACGGATTCAAGGTATACGGACCCGACGGCGGACAGGTCGTCGCGCCCCTTGACGCCGGCATCACGGAGGAAATGCGCCGTGTAGCCGAAATCAGGCGAATCGCCTATGAGGACGGCGTCAGGCGCGGCCTGATCCGGACAATCGCGAAGGACCAGGACGAGAAGTACATCGACGTCCTCACCGAAATGACACTGGCCGGCGCACGAGATATCCGCCTGGTGTATACGCCGCTGCACGGCGTGGGCATGACTTCCGTGGCCGAGGCACTGGACAGAATGGGATACGGGAACGTACACTACGTGGAAAAACAGGTCGTGCCCGACCACGCGTTCTCCACCCTGGAAGAAGGCATCGCCAACCCTGAAAAACCCTCGTCGTTTCGGCTGGGCATTAAAAAAGCCTCGGAAACCGGGGCCGACCTCGTGCTGGCCAGCGACCCCGACGCCGACCGGATCGGATGCGCACTTCCTTTGCCGGACCGGAGCTGGAAGGCCCCGTCGGAAGAACTGGTGCTGAATGGGCACCAGATCGGCGTGCTCCTCTGCCACTACATACTCCACCGTAAACAGGCGGCCGGCACGCTGCCCGAGCGGGGGCTGTTCTGCAAGACCGTGGTCACATCGGACCTGGCCGCGATCATCGCCCGGTCCTACGGCCTGGAAGTCGTGGACGACCTACCTGTCGGTTTCAAGCACGTCGGCGCGGCAATCGATCGAATGCCGGCGGACATGACTTTCGTGTTCGGCACGGAGGAAAGCCACGGTTACCTGGCGGACGCGCGGATCCGGGACAAAGAGGCTGCCACCGGCATCCTTCTTGCCGAGTACGCCGCCCTGGTGAAGCGAGAAACCCGTACCCTGCGCGACGAACTGGATGACATCTACCGAAAGTACGGTTATTTCAGGGAAGTCCAGCGGTCAGTCGCCTTGCCCGGCGCGGAGGGTGCCGGCAGGATCAAAGGCATCATGGCCGCACTGCGTGAAGCACCGCCGGAGCACATAGGCGAATGGGCCGTATGCCGCGTGATCGACCGACAGAACGGCCAGGCGCGTGACTTGCGGACGGGTACGGCCGGCCCCGTCGCAGGCGAACGGGTGAATATCCTGATCTTCACCTTCTCGGAAGCCGGCCACACCCGGGTGATCGTGCGCCCATCGGGCACGGAACCCACGATCAAGTATTATGTTTCGGCGTCATCGCGCGACATGGACGGTACCGATATCTCGACGCGCGACATGGACTGTACCCGGGGATCGATCGACAGCCTGGCGGAATCCGTGCTCGACACAATGATCGAATGGTGCGAAGGAATGTAA